CAAGCCTTTGGCGACAAAGCCCTGGCCGAAAAAATGGCCGAAAGCATGGCCCCGCTCTCTATTATCGGCGGCAAAAGTATTGTCGAGGTCTTTGGCAATCTGCTGGCCGGCAGTCCCCTCTCCTATCTGCTAGATAAAAAAGGAGAAACTCAGGATCCCGGTTTAGAGGAGTAGGTTTTGGGGCCTCAGCTGCGGTTACTCCCTTTGGTCGTCGAACTGCAGACTAAAGTCCTTGTTATCGTTGCGCAGCTCGCTGCTGTTTTGGGGCCTCCCGCCTTCGGCGGGCGCTACGTTTCGCAGCTCGCAGGTCTGCTCGGCCCTGCGGCCTGACGGCCTTGGTCTGCGGCTGCGCCGCACTGCTCCACATCGCTAGGCTAGTTCTGCGGCCCAAGGCCGCAGCTGGGCCGAACCAGCTAGGCAAAACCCTTTTACTGGCCCTAGCATAAGCAAAGCGCCCCGCTGCCAATGGCAGCGGGGCGCTCTTTTTGGCCCAAAAGTCAGGCCTTAATCCTTAGCTAAATGCTTGGCCAAAAAGCTTTGCATTCGTCCATAAAACTCAAAGCGGTTTTCCTCATTTCGGAAGCCATGGCCCTCGTTTTCCTTAAGGATGTACTCTACCTCGACTCCTCTTGCCTGTAAGGCCGCCACCATTTGGTCCGATTCCGCCTGATTGACCCGAGGGTCTTTGGCCCCCTGCGCAATCAATAAGGGCGCCTTGATTTTATCCACATGAAAAACAGGAGATGTGGCCCGCATCCGAATACTGTCGGCCTCATTGCTAGGGTCGCCTACCATTTCATGTAGCATTTTGCGGTAGGGCTCCCAATAGGGCGGAATCGTCTCCATAAATGTAAAGAGGTTAGACACCCCCACATAATCTATAGCACAGGCATATTTCTCTGGACTAAACGTAATGCCCGCCAAACTACAATAGCCCCCATAACTTCCGCCATAAATGGCCACTCGATCAGGGTCGGCAATGCCTTCCCGCACCAACCAATCTACTCCATCACTGACATCATCTTGCATTTTGAGGCCCCACTCCTTAAAAGAAGCTTCCCAGAATTTGCGGCCATAGCCCGTACTTCCTCTAAAATTGACCTGCAAAACGGCATAGCCTCTATTGGCCAAAAACTGCACTTCTGGGTTAAAGGTCCAGACATCTCTGGCCCAAGGCCCCCCATGTGGATTAACCACCACAGGCAAGTTTTTTGGCGCCTTGCCCTTGGGCAAGGTAAGGTAACCATGAATCTGCCAGCCATCTCGGCTGCGGTAGCTAATTGGACGCATTTCCGCCAATTGATTGGCGGGGAGCCAGGGACTCACCTCCGCTATTTTGCGCAACTCCTTTTGGTCCAAATCATAGAAATAATAGGCCCCCAAAGAACGATCGCTATAGGTGCGGACAATAAACTTGTTTTCTTCTTCATTGGTGCTGCTCAATACAATCTCCAAATCGGGCAAAAGACTTTCTAAATGCTTATAAATGGCCGCCACCTGAGGGTCCAGAAAATGATACTCTCGCTTCCAACTAATATAGGAAATGGTGCTCAGGGCCTTGCGCTTACGGGAATAAGACATATAAGAAACATTGACCTCGGGATGCTCAAAGATGAGCTGACTCTCCTTGGCCGTTTTTAAATCAAACTTGACCACTGCCGTTTTATCTCGGCCCAAATCAGAGAGGGCGTAGATTTCCTCCTTGCCTTCAAAATCAAAGTAAAGCGGGTAGAGTGTTTCCTTAAACGAAGTATTAAGGACCAAACGGAAACTATCTTTTTCACTCTTCCGATAGAGCAAACTACTATTTACCCCATCGGTAGCAATAGCGAGGCGGAGCCGCCCCTGATGGTCCGTTTTCCAACTCGTAATATTACCCGGGTTTTCGGCCAAGAGTTCTAGCTCTGCCGTTTGGATATTGAGGCGGTAGGGGTCAAAAACTTGGGGGTTGCGTTTATTCATCCCAATAATGAGATGTTGTTCATCGCTGCGGAGATCATCAATAATTTCTACCCGAACATTATCGAAGGGTGTGAGATCTACCTCCTTCTGGCCCCTTCGGTCTACCGAAAAGAGATGAAAGTTTTCATCTCCGCCTTGGTCCCGCACATAGACCAAGCGATCATTATTGGCCCAAAAGAAGCCAGAAAGATCACGGTCGGTCACCTTGGTGAGGCGCAAAGGAGCTTGCTTCTGAGCGACATCTTGGACAAAGATGTTTTTGCGGTTTTCATAAGGAGCCAAATAGGCCATATACTCCCCATTTGGAGATAACTTATAGGCACTACTAGCGGGATTTCGGAAAAAGTCTTCTAAGGGAATTAAGTTCTCGTTCTTTTGCATATCAACTTCCTTTTCGGGGGCTGGATTTTTAAATAGGCAACTACTGCCAAGCAGAAGCAGCAGTAGGCTAAGTATTTTGATTGAATAGCTATTCATTGGTCTTCATTGAGTAAAGCAGTTAGTTTTGCGAGGCTTAGCTATTCTAATGTAGACTTTAGTATTGGTATATTGCAGTTCTTTAGACTAAAAAAAGATTTCTCTAGACTTAAGCCCGCTCTTTTTTGGTCCATTTTGCGGTGGACAGGCGGCGAAGCCGCCGCAAAGGAGCGCAGCGACGCGGCTGAGGGATGGATAGCAGTGGCCCAAAGGGCCAGACCCAGCCGCCAAAGGCGGCGCAGGGCCGAGCAGACCTGCGAGCTGCGACACAGCCCGACCCGGCCGAAGGGCGGGGCAGCCCCAAAATAAGAGCATAAAGCTTTGCTAAATAAGAAACATGATGATGCGTTATTTCCTATTCTTGCTCCTGCTTTGGAGTAGTGGGTCCCTTTTGGCCCAAACAGAAGATATTGAATTGGTGGTGAGCCAAGGCCACCACAGTAATGTCCGAGCCCTTGCCTTTTCGGAAGATGGGCGTTTTTTGGCCACGGCTGGCGATGACCGCAGCCTGCGCATTTGGTCGATGCGGCTACAGCAAGAATATAAGGTCCTTTGGGGACATAAGGCGGCTATTACGGATGTGGGCTTTTCTAAAGATGGGCAGTTTCTGGCCTCTGTGGGCAGTCGGCTGCTCTGTATATGGTCTATGCCTGAAGGCAAACTTTTGCATCAGATGGAGGTAGATGCCCTGAGCAAACGCCTGCAATTTTCGGAGACTAAGGCAGGACATGTTATGGCCCGACTGCCCGAGGGCATGGCCTGGGTAGATTTAAAAACAGGGGCCATAGACTACAGCCTAAAGCCCTTTATGCGAAATTGGAGCAACTGGATTTTGGGACAAAAAACAGCCCGTGTGATTATTCCAGAACGGCCCGATAGCATTTGGGCCTATAGCCTCGAGGGCCAAAGAAAACAACTATTTGTAGGTAAAGGAAGCTATTATAAGCTGCTGCTTTCGCCCAATGAGGATTATCTGGCAGCCTATTCGGGCAGCCGTCTGGCCGTAGATGTTTGGGACTATAAGAGCGGAAAATTGATTGGCAGTATTGAGGGGCTTGGCCCACTACAAGACTTTTGTTTTGATATGGCGGGGCAGCGGCTCTGGATTATGGACCTACATGCCGAATGCAGGGTCTATAGCTGCCCTAAACTCCAAATGGAGCTAATTGTCAATAAAAAGAGCTGGGGGCAAGAAGGCCTTGGCCAAGGCGATTTGGTACAGGTAAATATTGGTCAGCAGATTCGCCCCAGCCCCAATGGGCAGTTTATGGGGCTGGCCATTACTCGCACCGAAGTGAACCGCAAGACGAGCAAGATGAATGACCTCAGAGGAGTCCAACTAGTCGATGCCCAAACGGGCAAAGAAAGGGGCCTATTTAAGGGGCATTTTAAGTGGATTACCCAGCTA
This genomic interval from Saprospira grandis contains the following:
- a CDS encoding S9 family peptidase encodes the protein MNSYSIKILSLLLLLLGSSCLFKNPAPEKEVDMQKNENLIPLEDFFRNPASSAYKLSPNGEYMAYLAPYENRKNIFVQDVAQKQAPLRLTKVTDRDLSGFFWANNDRLVYVRDQGGDENFHLFSVDRRGQKEVDLTPFDNVRVEIIDDLRSDEQHLIIGMNKRNPQVFDPYRLNIQTAELELLAENPGNITSWKTDHQGRLRLAIATDGVNSSLLYRKSEKDSFRLVLNTSFKETLYPLYFDFEGKEEIYALSDLGRDKTAVVKFDLKTAKESQLIFEHPEVNVSYMSYSRKRKALSTISYISWKREYHFLDPQVAAIYKHLESLLPDLEIVLSSTNEEENKFIVRTYSDRSLGAYYFYDLDQKELRKIAEVSPWLPANQLAEMRPISYRSRDGWQIHGYLTLPKGKAPKNLPVVVNPHGGPWARDVWTFNPEVQFLANRGYAVLQVNFRGSTGYGRKFWEASFKEWGLKMQDDVSDGVDWLVREGIADPDRVAIYGGSYGGYCSLAGITFSPEKYACAIDYVGVSNLFTFMETIPPYWEPYRKMLHEMVGDPSNEADSIRMRATSPVFHVDKIKAPLLIAQGAKDPRVNQAESDQMVAALQARGVEVEYILKENEGHGFRNEENRFEFYGRMQSFLAKHLAKD